The DNA window GGTCGACTTCAACCACGCCCTCCTGCCGCCCTGCGCCTTCGCCGACCACTTCATCTGCCCGTTCCCGCCCCCGGGGAACACCTTGCCGATCGCGGTCCCGGCGGGGGAGCGCCGCGTGCTGGTGGGCTAGCGCCCCCGACGGATACGGGTGCGCGCCGTCCGAAAGATGCTCTTGCGGCGGTCGGCGCGCGGCCCGAATACTCCCGAACAGTGCTTGTCAGGGGCACGACGAAAGTGGAATCCCGCGTGCCCGTTCCGGCTGCACCTCACCGACCCCACTCGGGAGGAAGAACGTGAGCATCAAGCGCACCACCCCCCGCACCGCGACACGTATCGCCCTCGCCTCCGCCCTCGCCGCCGCGGCCGCCCTCGCCGGCACCGCCGCCCACGCCGAGGGCAACGCCGCATCGGCCCCCGTCAGACACTCCGCCGCCCAGCTGTCCGCCGCGAGCACCGCCGTACAGGCCGCGGACGTCGCCGGCACCGCCTGGGCCGTCGACCAGGAGTCCGGCACGCTCGTCGTCACCGCCGACTCGACCGTCTCCGCCGCCGCCCTCGCCAGGATCAAGCAGAAGGCCGGCACCGCGGTGGAGGCCATACGCATCGAGCGCACCCCCGGCACCCTCCGCCCCTTCCTCGCCGGCGGCGACGCGATCTACGCCCCGAGCTGGCGCTGCTCGCTCGGGTTCAACGTGCGCAAGGGCAACACCGCCTACTTCCTCACCGCAGGCCACTGCACCGAGGGCAAGCCGCCCTACTACAGCAACTCCGGGCACACCACGAGCATCGGCCCCACCACGGGCACCAGCTTCCCGGGCAACGACTACGGCATCGTGCAGTACACCAACGGCTCCCTCCCGCACCCCAGCGAGGTCAGCCTCTACAACGGCCGCACCCAGCGGATCACCGCCGCCGGCAACGCGACCGTCGGCCAGTCCGTGCAGCGCAGCGGTTCCACGACCGGCCTGCACGGCGGCAAGGTCACCGGCCTCAACGCCACCGTCAACTACGGCAACGGCCAGGTCGTCCGCGGCCTCATCAAGACGAACGTCTGCGCCGAGCCCGGCGACAGCGGCGGCGCCCTCTTCGCCGGCTCCACCGCCCTCGGCCTCACCTCCGGAGGCAGCGGCAACTGCAGCTCCGGCGGAACGACCTACTTCCAGCCCGTCGGCCCGGCGCTCAAGGCGTACGGGGTGACGATCGGCTGAGGGCCCGCCCTCCCTCCGTTCCCGCGTCCACCAGCTCGGGAGCCCCCAGCACAGGAGTCCCCGGTCCGCACCTCGGCCGGGGGCTCGACCCTGTGCCCGATACGGGCATACCGTGGACATAACACCTGAGATGTACGGCAGGGGGCCTGCCATGGTCGAGGAACTGGTGGTGGCAGCCGTGGCCGCGGCGTCCGCCGGGGCGGTGTACGTCGCGGCGGCGGCCCGCGTGGTCAAGCAGTACGAACGCGGCGTGGTGCTGCGGCTGGGGCGGCTCCTGCCCGAGATCCGCTCCCCGGGGTTCACATTGATCGTCCCGGTCGTCGACCGGCTGCGCAAAGTGAACATGCAGATCGTCACGATGCCCGTGCCCGCCCAGGAGGGCATCACCCGCGACAACGTCACCGTCCGAGTGGACGCCGTCGTCTACTTCAAGGTCGTGGACCCGGCCGAGGCGGTCATCGCCGTGGAGGACTACCGCTTCGCGGTGTCCCAGATGTCCCAGACGTCACTGCGCTCGATCATCGGCAAGAGCGACCTCGACGACCTCCTGTCCAACCGGGAGAAGCTCAACCAGGGCCTTGAGCTCATGCTCGACAGCCCCGCCATCGGGTGGGGCGTGCAGATCGACCGCGTCGAGATCAAGGACGTGTCGCTGCCGGAGACGATGAAGCGGTCCATGTCCCGGCAGGCGGAGGCGGAGCGCGAGCGGCGGGCCCGGGTGATCAACGCGGACGCGGAGCTGCTGGCGTCGAAGAAGCTCGCCGAGGCGGCGGCCACGATGGCCGACCAGCCGTCGGCGCTGCAGCTGCGGCTGCTGCAGACGGTGGTGGCGGTGGCGGCGGAGAAGAACTCCACGCTGGTCCTGCCGTTCCCGGTGGAACTCCTCCGCTTCCTGGAACGCTCGGCCCAGCAGGGCCTCGTCCCCCCGGACACGCCCCGCGCACCGAAGCCGCCGCCGCCCGACCCGGCCGTGGAGCCCCCGCCGCCCCCGGAGGAACTCCCGCCGGGACCCCCGAACCCTTGACACAGCCGAGCGAGCCCGGGGCTTCGGGCTCCTTCTCCGCCGCGGCGCCGGTCGGCCTGCG is part of the Streptomyces roseifaciens genome and encodes:
- a CDS encoding slipin family protein, whose protein sequence is MVEELVVAAVAAASAGAVYVAAAARVVKQYERGVVLRLGRLLPEIRSPGFTLIVPVVDRLRKVNMQIVTMPVPAQEGITRDNVTVRVDAVVYFKVVDPAEAVIAVEDYRFAVSQMSQTSLRSIIGKSDLDDLLSNREKLNQGLELMLDSPAIGWGVQIDRVEIKDVSLPETMKRSMSRQAEAERERRARVINADAELLASKKLAEAAATMADQPSALQLRLLQTVVAVAAEKNSTLVLPFPVELLRFLERSAQQGLVPPDTPRAPKPPPPDPAVEPPPPPEELPPGPPNP
- a CDS encoding S1 family peptidase, with amino-acid sequence MSIKRTTPRTATRIALASALAAAAALAGTAAHAEGNAASAPVRHSAAQLSAASTAVQAADVAGTAWAVDQESGTLVVTADSTVSAAALARIKQKAGTAVEAIRIERTPGTLRPFLAGGDAIYAPSWRCSLGFNVRKGNTAYFLTAGHCTEGKPPYYSNSGHTTSIGPTTGTSFPGNDYGIVQYTNGSLPHPSEVSLYNGRTQRITAAGNATVGQSVQRSGSTTGLHGGKVTGLNATVNYGNGQVVRGLIKTNVCAEPGDSGGALFAGSTALGLTSGGSGNCSSGGTTYFQPVGPALKAYGVTIG